One genomic segment of Centropristis striata isolate RG_2023a ecotype Rhode Island chromosome 13, C.striata_1.0, whole genome shotgun sequence includes these proteins:
- the elob gene encoding elongin-B yields the protein MDVFLMIRRHKTTIFTDAKESTTVYELKRIVEGILKRPPEDQRLYKDDVMLNDGQTLGNCGFTNQTARPQAPATVGLAFRLSDDSFEQLRVEPFSTPPELPDVMKPQDSGSTANEQAVQ from the exons ATG GATGTGTTTCTAATGATCCGACGTCACAAGACCACCATCTTCACAGATGCCAAAGAGTCGACCACAGTCTATGAACTGAAGCGCATTGTGGAAGGCATTTTAAAGAGACCACCTGAAGATCAGAGACTTTACAAG GATGATGTGATGCTTAATGACGGACAAACTCTTGGAAATTGTGGTTTTACAAATCAAACAGCTCGACCTCAGGCCCCAGCCACTGTGGGACTAGCCTTCCGTCTGAGTG ATGATTCATTTGAGCAGCTGAGGGTCGAGCCTTTCTCCACTCCTCCAGAGCTCCCTGACGTCATGAAGCCCCAGGACTCGGGCAGCACAGCCAACGAGCAGGCTGTACAGTGA